One window of the Streptomyces sp. NBC_00259 genome contains the following:
- a CDS encoding MFS transporter — MHVRHPVRRIPRPVGFWLLAVTLLAILAASAAPSPLYVVYQQRWGFSATVLTTIFAVYVLALLIALLIVGGLSDHIGRRPVLAAALIVEAASMVVFLTADGVGPLLLARVLQGLATGAAVGAISAGLLDLQPSPTSPLGPLLNTVTPAVGLAAGALGTGLLVQYAPAPTALVFALFTAVFVLLAAAVFFLPEPVTPRPGAWASLRPRVAVPPQARRTFLTAVPSFVATWALGGLHLALGPSLTTEILRIDNHLVGGLVVTTLFGAGAVASLLVRNRAPRRVTAFGTLALAVGTGLTLLALAGPSTPLFFVATALAGAGFGSSFLSAFGSLAALAGPTERAKLFATVYIVSYLAFSVPAVLAGLAVPSLGLYATTTIYGAVVIVLALLATVSAATVRMPTVTASTVIASSEDRVAAMPTRPQAPRLAQGQEAMAAQLPATGSGTSSGASSGSGI, encoded by the coding sequence ATGCACGTCAGGCACCCGGTGAGGCGAATACCGCGCCCGGTCGGCTTCTGGCTACTGGCCGTCACACTGCTCGCGATCCTGGCCGCGTCCGCCGCCCCGTCGCCGCTCTACGTGGTCTACCAGCAGCGCTGGGGCTTCTCGGCGACCGTGCTCACCACGATCTTCGCGGTCTACGTCCTGGCCCTGCTGATCGCGCTGCTGATCGTCGGAGGACTGTCCGACCACATCGGCAGGCGGCCCGTCCTCGCCGCCGCGCTGATCGTGGAGGCCGCGTCCATGGTCGTCTTCCTCACCGCCGACGGCGTCGGGCCGCTGCTGCTGGCACGCGTCCTGCAGGGCCTGGCGACCGGCGCCGCGGTCGGCGCCATCAGCGCCGGGCTGCTGGATCTGCAACCCTCGCCCACCTCGCCCCTGGGGCCCCTCCTGAACACCGTGACACCGGCCGTCGGCCTCGCCGCCGGGGCCCTGGGCACCGGACTGCTGGTGCAGTACGCCCCGGCCCCCACCGCGCTGGTCTTCGCCCTGTTCACCGCGGTCTTCGTGCTGCTGGCCGCCGCGGTGTTCTTCCTTCCGGAGCCGGTCACGCCCAGGCCGGGCGCCTGGGCCTCACTGCGTCCGCGGGTCGCCGTGCCGCCCCAGGCCCGCAGGACCTTCCTGACGGCCGTACCCAGCTTCGTCGCCACCTGGGCGCTGGGCGGTCTCCACCTCGCGCTGGGCCCCTCCCTGACCACAGAGATCCTGCGCATCGACAACCACCTGGTCGGCGGCCTGGTGGTCACCACCCTCTTCGGCGCGGGAGCCGTCGCATCGCTGCTGGTGCGCAACCGGGCGCCGCGGCGGGTGACGGCCTTCGGGACCCTGGCTCTCGCCGTCGGGACCGGTCTCACCCTCCTCGCCCTGGCAGGCCCGTCGACGCCGCTGTTCTTCGTCGCGACCGCCCTCGCCGGCGCCGGCTTCGGCAGCTCCTTCCTGAGTGCTTTCGGCTCGCTCGCGGCACTGGCCGGCCCCACGGAAAGGGCCAAGCTGTTCGCCACCGTCTACATCGTCAGTTACCTGGCCTTCAGCGTTCCCGCCGTGCTCGCCGGACTCGCCGTACCGTCTCTCGGCCTGTACGCGACGACGACGATCTACGGCGCCGTCGTGATCGTCCTCGCACTGCTGGCCACCGTCTCCGCAGCCACCGTCCGTATGCCCACGGTCACGGCGTCGACGGTGATCGCCTCCTCCGAGGACCGGGTCGCCGCCATGCCCACCCGCCCGCAGGCGCCCCGGCTCGCGCAGGGTCAGGAGGCGATGGCGGCCCAGCTGCCCGCAACCGGCTCCGGGACCAGCTCCGGGGCCAGCTCCGGCTCCGGCATCTGA
- a CDS encoding SpoIIE family protein phosphatase: MELPPTPGERPDTPEPPATPALGDPLDQPIGDGAKTEPPPTATATISEQGIITGWSQEARHLLGYTPAHIMGRPATQLLVDTSTPTAPPVPGQDDFSGTLTLRHHDGRALPFPVHAHRRTTTGGITEWLVTATPAGSTEPAPDRPVPVTEPPSSTAPGTQGPQGNPREAVAEQMPGEGALGEEVLGEWAFTQSPCLQAIFDTDLRLIRANTGMQDALSRTQDQIRGLRLTDIAPGPAAEEAEHTMRLALRTGHPQQAHAPLPAADGTDPCPPATLTPLKDPRGHTRALCLATHHPSDEHPSPHQQMHVMNDSGTHTAEPDLARHPRQRTTTMTLQRSLLPLTLPDQNALDIASRYLPAHTEAGVGGDWFDVIPLSGTRVALVVGDVPGHGIRASATMGRLRTAVRTLADVDLQPDELLTRLDDLVTHLTTEETDTTSGTGTTCLYAIYDPISRICTLARAGHPPPAAVTPDGQAYFLDLPAGPPLGLGTPPFESATTQLPEGTLLAFYTNGLLNPQHTDPDETLSSLLATLAQPSPTLNTTCDRILTTLLTHPPTDDIALLVARTKTLPTHHIATFDLPFHPATVARARHHATTQLTTWNLSQHASTTELIVSELVTNAIRYGKPPIQLRLIHNTGTLITELHDTSHTTPHLQHAHPNDENGRGLYLIHQLTQHWGTRHTATGKTIWTEQSLTLP; encoded by the coding sequence ATGGAGCTACCCCCCACTCCCGGCGAACGGCCCGACACGCCGGAACCGCCCGCCACCCCAGCCCTCGGTGACCCACTGGACCAGCCCATCGGCGACGGCGCCAAGACCGAGCCTCCGCCCACAGCCACGGCCACCATCAGCGAGCAAGGCATCATCACCGGCTGGAGCCAAGAAGCGCGGCACCTCCTGGGCTACACCCCCGCACACATCATGGGCCGGCCCGCCACCCAGCTCCTCGTCGACACCTCCACCCCCACGGCTCCACCCGTGCCGGGACAGGACGACTTCTCGGGCACACTCACCCTGCGGCACCACGACGGCCGTGCCCTCCCGTTTCCCGTGCACGCACACCGCCGTACCACCACCGGTGGCATCACCGAATGGCTCGTGACCGCCACCCCCGCAGGCTCCACCGAGCCGGCACCCGACCGTCCGGTACCCGTGACCGAGCCGCCCAGCAGCACGGCCCCCGGCACCCAGGGTCCTCAGGGCAACCCGCGAGAGGCAGTCGCGGAGCAGATGCCCGGGGAAGGGGCTCTCGGGGAGGAAGTGCTCGGGGAGTGGGCGTTCACGCAGTCACCGTGCCTCCAGGCCATCTTCGACACCGACCTGCGTCTGATCCGCGCCAACACCGGCATGCAGGACGCGCTGTCCCGCACCCAGGACCAGATACGCGGACTCCGCCTGACCGACATCGCCCCCGGCCCGGCCGCCGAGGAAGCCGAACACACCATGCGTCTGGCCCTTCGAACCGGCCACCCTCAGCAGGCCCACGCCCCCCTCCCCGCAGCGGACGGCACCGATCCCTGCCCGCCCGCCACCCTCACGCCCCTCAAGGACCCCCGCGGCCATACCCGCGCTCTGTGCCTGGCCACCCACCATCCGAGCGACGAACATCCCTCACCCCACCAGCAGATGCACGTCATGAACGACAGCGGCACGCACACCGCCGAGCCTGACCTCGCGCGCCACCCCCGCCAGCGCACCACCACCATGACCCTGCAACGCAGCCTCCTCCCCCTCACCCTCCCCGACCAGAACGCCCTCGACATCGCCTCCCGCTACCTCCCCGCCCACACCGAAGCCGGCGTCGGCGGCGACTGGTTCGACGTCATCCCCCTCTCCGGTACACGCGTCGCTCTCGTCGTCGGCGATGTCCCGGGCCACGGCATCCGCGCCTCCGCCACCATGGGCCGCCTCCGCACCGCCGTCCGTACCCTCGCCGACGTCGACCTCCAGCCCGACGAACTCCTCACCCGCCTCGACGACCTCGTCACCCACCTCACCACCGAGGAAACCGACACCACCAGCGGCACCGGCACCACCTGCCTCTATGCCATCTACGACCCCATCTCCCGCATCTGCACTCTCGCCCGCGCCGGTCACCCCCCACCTGCCGCCGTCACCCCCGACGGCCAGGCCTACTTCCTCGACCTCCCCGCCGGCCCACCCCTCGGCCTCGGCACACCGCCCTTCGAAAGCGCCACCACCCAACTCCCCGAAGGCACTCTCCTCGCCTTCTACACCAATGGCCTGCTCAACCCCCAGCACACCGATCCCGATGAAACCCTCAGCTCCCTCCTCGCCACCCTCGCCCAGCCCAGTCCCACCCTCAACACCACCTGTGACCGCATCCTCACCACCCTTCTCACCCACCCTCCCACCGACGACATCGCCCTTCTCGTCGCCCGTACCAAGACCCTCCCCACCCATCACATCGCCACCTTCGACCTCCCCTTCCACCCCGCCACCGTCGCCCGCGCCCGCCACCACGCCACCACGCAACTCACCACCTGGAACCTCAGCCAGCACGCGTCCACCACCGAACTCATCGTCAGCGAACTCGTCACCAACGCCATCCGCTACGGCAAGCCCCCCATCCAGCTCCGCCTCATTCACAACACCGGCACCCTCATCACCGAACTCCACGACACCAGCCACACCACCCCCCACCTCCAACACGCCCATCCCAACGACGAGAACGGCCGCGGTCTCTACCTCATCCACCAACTCACCCAGCACTGGGGCACCCGCCACACCGCCACGGGCAAGACCATCTGGACCGAACAGTCCCTCACCCTGCCCTGA
- the sbnA gene encoding 2,3-diaminopropionate biosynthesis protein SbnA yields MPVISTPQAFNEDDLYVDLEAMFGHSLFLKCEGFNFAGSIKLKAAGEMIEAAERDGLLTKDSILIESSSGNLGVALSMIAASKGYRFLCVTDSRCNLSTRLLMEALGSQVHVITEPGESGFLGARIDHVRARVASDERYVWLNQYANPHNHLAHYRRTAPAIARQFPDLDVLFVGAGTTGTLMGCARYFREWHRPVHIVAVDSAGSVTFGGPTGRRMIPGLGTSVRPPLLDTSYVDEVIRVEEADTIRTCHHLARRGFLFGGSTGTVVSGAMNWLARHPGDSPTAVAIAPDLGERYLETIYQTNWVQDLYGDDVLPHQQPTTPAARTAPAPSPRATASSTAGR; encoded by the coding sequence GTGCCCGTCATATCCACCCCCCAGGCCTTCAACGAAGACGACCTCTACGTCGACCTCGAGGCGATGTTCGGACACTCGCTGTTCCTCAAATGCGAAGGATTCAACTTCGCCGGCTCCATCAAACTCAAAGCCGCGGGCGAAATGATCGAGGCCGCCGAACGGGACGGCCTGCTGACTAAGGACTCGATCCTCATCGAGTCCTCCTCCGGCAACCTGGGCGTGGCCCTGAGCATGATCGCGGCCAGCAAGGGCTACCGCTTCCTGTGCGTGACCGACTCACGCTGCAACCTGTCCACCCGGCTCCTCATGGAGGCCCTCGGCAGCCAGGTCCACGTCATCACCGAACCCGGCGAGAGCGGTTTCCTCGGCGCCCGCATCGACCACGTCCGCGCCCGGGTCGCCTCCGACGAGCGCTACGTATGGCTCAACCAGTACGCCAACCCCCACAACCACCTCGCCCACTACCGCCGCACCGCCCCCGCGATCGCCCGGCAGTTCCCCGACCTCGACGTCCTGTTCGTCGGCGCCGGCACCACCGGAACCCTGATGGGCTGCGCCCGCTACTTCCGCGAGTGGCACCGCCCCGTACACATCGTGGCCGTCGACAGCGCCGGCTCGGTCACCTTCGGCGGCCCCACCGGACGGCGCATGATCCCCGGCCTGGGCACCAGCGTTCGTCCCCCGCTGCTCGACACCTCCTACGTGGACGAAGTGATCCGCGTCGAGGAAGCCGACACCATCCGGACGTGCCACCACCTGGCCAGACGCGGATTCCTCTTCGGCGGCTCCACCGGCACCGTCGTCAGCGGCGCCATGAACTGGCTCGCCCGCCACCCCGGCGACAGCCCCACCGCCGTCGCCATCGCCCCCGACCTCGGCGAGCGCTACCTCGAAACCATCTACCAGACCAACTGGGTCCAGGACCTCTACGGGGACGACGTCCTCCCCCACCAGCAACCCACCACTCCGGCCGCCCGCACCGCCCCGGCCCCCTCACCCCGCGCGACCGCGAGCAGCACCGCAGGGCGATGA